The following coding sequences are from one Mugil cephalus isolate CIBA_MC_2020 chromosome 9, CIBA_Mcephalus_1.1, whole genome shotgun sequence window:
- the igsf10 gene encoding immunoglobulin superfamily member 10 — MSVCSASYLRRWPLKALLFLAAVLPSSADCPKSCACYVPTEVHCTFRYLTAVPDHIQTAVERINLGYNSITVLRENDLSGLENLELLMLHSNTIHSIEDRAFQDLKSLQVLKMSYNKVKEINKETFKGLTSLLRLHIDHNHIDFISPEAFYGLTNLQLVHLEGNHLQQLHPDTFITLRHSQVFKVSSVRNIHLSDNFLTTLPADIFSGCSELENVFLHGNPWTCDCHMKWFSVWAQRNVGVLKCKRDRRGQLCPVCENPAPYHNKPLALVHNDVFSCAKPWIKPHLKQKNISLDEGNFTPVSPKDFIAPLGSIHMNLTDQFHNDASLSCTVQRPTSFENLTQTLEVEEGNNVTALTAGVTTYLVCNIDHEHMHELWQILATYSDTPMILERGLMLARNPEMVYRYSQVKTSNREEGINTGIKADVKASPAWLMQGEMSFQLDRTTTTFSTLHIKYQSVVNLRVENTLSKKGRYSWTMIKRDNQTKTEHTVLTGGVAQLSCQIQGEPKPLLEWILPDGSKVRAPFSSEDRRIIITAEGKLTLRGADPSDTGLYWCIATNYLDADILTFRVTVLSPDVEETEVNGVQLSRPLGDNLVFDCSSSGSPKALISWILPDHSVLDKSYGNRKVYENGTLLIQGLTARDRGFYRCLVSNYLGVDLLVSQVTVTEEQPESTTGLDSEGSGMVAEVEMDSSLIENTVPLNEIPSSSPADRTSQESRTVTSDRPYPRHRSQGRSRLGQRRRGPVRNRHAWSNRAFDKASRKVDPQRFAEFVKKAQDGARSKSGTENERNSNTVFSGDDDFGSGEGQEDHLIAVPRILKTTTDNPHRIFGQDRQSETTTQRGDRDILADKNKIVDIENTFSKHHLSKTEKTKSPTTESYIQSDSTPVSIFTEVPSFDSFEMASKASSSMYPATLQLTVTDTSQETQLQFSGDPHIEPETSTGAAISLTTDPNVTPMRDGTGPVELVIHPESQTTFTAVTTTERQQDEITFHTTQTIKSPRLPAGSTIISQQQVHIIPRKNSRGGGGRRILQGRRRIIKPNRITDIQSFINKLKQPTMRKEGNTSVPYKIELTTDCNCDEGQKKTVITNMQVVTPPASSSPSVHKPEGPDSTPKTAVSSTNNDVSSVAPIIHTVSRSEVSSDYITSADAPEFDPTIAPFSTTNTETLISTTTTTTVASKVIRGRIPWNRLFGGKEKARILHRLRRPLITSKTSTTAETTTVTPTTTPAALPTTTANSLVEPESQLPSRHTQSKESSFDNDYGGSSADFEFTTLRPSFHHITTTISSDSMSFTTAETPSELQTLPSPPTVKPQSVGNPDEVLSGSGGLPDNLLVIRQRPGVTRGRQGRRRRPFRGRRPFRKPGINMPHTTTTTEASTTMETTVKATTQPQLFFSSYNPLYTPSTKEVIPTVPISSDQKSKETDSYEAFDWTSSSSSTYITTKTPPIISATYNPMFTLMRTTPNVPYTTGQTRYHSNIRPPTQENKGDKMTVLTAKQGHNTNIPDPYSKDIHNSISPISVHITGSESATVNIADFEPTTKTAMTSKPKIVGGNAASFTVLSNSDAFLPCEAVGHPPPVITWKRFSSSTGRTITIYGKMGKFEVLSNGTLSIQNANTMDRGQYLCLAENDHGSDKLIVTLSVVAYPSRILEPKVRDIKSHSGNRVEMKCKAEGRPMPMISWILANRTQVRGQNTDIGRVSVSAEGTLVIQQVSVYDRGHYKCIASNPAGADTATVRLQVVAAPPGITEDKRQQLKASLSQDLWIPCTGHGTPQPTIHWVLQDGSTVQSNRPTRDARISVYENGTLYIKEVTLAESGKYECIATSSTGSERRVVTLTVEKRETAPQIVEKSQRMTDLSFGDQLRLDCSAIGDPQPRIVWRLPSKALVDQWHRMGNRIQVLDNGTLIIDNVSNKDSGDYLCVARSKIGDDIQLMKVSVSMKPAKIEPKLYEKKKVPYGNDFKVDCKASGSPKPEISWGLPDGTVVNSALQSDASSGGRRTRRYTLFDNGTLYLNQVGMSEEGDYTCYAENQVGKDEMHVHITVVTAAPRIRAHSQTYARVRPGDNIRFDCEALGEPKPKILWMLPTNDVIAASNERYLMHVNGSLDIRDVKMTDAGEYMCMARNPGGEDSKVYKLDIDGNPPVINGYRQNRTVIKDVAPKFSRKLIDCKAEGNPTPTITWIMPDNIFLTAPYFGSRINVHHNGTLEIRNVRPSDTAEFICMARNDGGEAVMVVQLEVSSMLRRPIFKNPFNERIVSRAGKSTVLNCSADGNPVPEIIWTLPNGTRLTGGNSRFTPGSHHHIINDGTLIIYNPRKEDAGKYRCGAKNFKGYIEKLIILDVGQKPYILTRPRGIIRSVSGEPLFLHCLSDGSPQPRIYWTIPGGHTFTRPQVLGRYQLLENGTLVVRDTTLHDRGNYICRAQNDAGEAMLTVPVIIIGYPPRITAGPPPSMRAVKGTPIQLSCTAFGIPKPEITWELPDQSVLSAADKGRPMGSELLHPQGTLIIQKPTASDSGTYKCLAKNHLGTDSKVSYVLVL, encoded by the exons ATGAGTGTGTGCAGCGCCTCGTACCTGCGGAGGTGGCCGCTGAAGGCTCTGTTATTCCTGGCTGCTGTGCTGCCGTCGAGCGCCGACTGTCCCAAATCATGCGCCTGCTATGTTCCCACTGAAGTGCACTGCACCTTCAGATACCTGACCGCGGTACCTGACCACATCCAGACAGCTGTGGAAAGAATTAACCTCGG GTACAACAGCATAACTGTCCTGAGAGAAAATGATCTTTCGGGGCTTGAGAACTTGGAGTTATTGATGCTGCATAGCAACACTATACATAGTATTGAAGACCGAGCCTTCCAAGACCTGAAGTCATTACAG GTCCTGAAGATGTCATACAATAAAGTGAAGGAAATCAACAAAGAGACATTCAAAGGCCTGACTAGTCTGCTGAGACTCCATATTGACCACAACCACATTGACTTTATCAGCCCAGAGGCTTTCTATGGCCTGACTAATTTACAACTTGTCCATCTGGAGGGTAACCACCTCCAGCAACTCCACCCAGACACATTCATCACACTCAGACACAGCCAAGTTTTCAAGGTATCCTCGGTAAGAAACATCCACCTGTCAGACAACTTCCTGACCACTCTGCCTGCAGATATTTTCTCTGGCTGCAGTGAGTTAGAGAACGTCTTCCTCCATGGCAACCCATGGACATGCGATTGCCATATGAAGTGGTTCTCGGTGTGGGCGCAACGGAACGTAG GTGTGCTGAAATGCAAGCGAGACAGAAGAGGCCAGCTGTGTCCCGTTTGTGAAAATCCTGCTCCTTACCACAACAAGCCTCTTGCCCTTGTTCACAATGATGTCTTTAGCTGTGCCAAACCTTGGATAAAACCCCAtctaaagcaaaaaaacatcagcttgGATGAGGGAAACTTCACTCCAGTTTCCCCCAAGGACTTTATTGCCCCGTTAGGCTCCATACATATGAACTTGACTGACCAGTTTCACAATGATGCCAGTCTATCCTGCACTGTCCAGAGGCCCACTTCATTTGAGAACCTGACACAAACCTTGGAGGTGGAAGAGGGAAACAATGTCACTGCACTTACAGCTGGCGTAACTACTTATCTGGTGTGTAACATTGACCATGAACACATGCACGAGCTGTGGCAGATCCTGGCCACCTACAGTGACACTCCTATGATACTAGAAAGAGGTTTGATGCTGGCCAGAAATCCAGAAATGGTGTACAGGTATAGTCAGGTGAAAACAAGTAACAGAGAGGAAGGGATTAACACAGGTATTAAGGCTGATGTTAAAGCCTCCCCAGCATGGTTAATGCAAGGGGAGATGAGTTTCCAACTTGACCGCACTACTACCACCTTTTCTACTCTGCACATTAAGTACCAGTCTGTTGTCAACCTACGTGTGGAAAACACATTGTCTAAAAAGGGCCGCTATTCCTGGACTATGATCAAGAGAGATAATCAAACCAAGACTGAGCACACTGTACTTACAG GTGGTGTGGCACAGCTGAGCTGCCAAATCCAGGGTGAGCCAAAGCCTCTGTTGGAGTGGATTTTACCAGATGGAAGTAAGGTTAGGGCTCCATTTTCCAGTGAAGACAGGAGGATCATAATCACTGCTGAAGGGAAGCTTACTCTTAGGGGTGCAGATCCCTCTGACACAGGCCTCTACTGGTGCATTGCCACAAACTACCTGGATGCAGACATACTCACCTTTCGAGTAACGGTTCTATCCCCTGATGTAGAAGAGACTGAGGTCAATGGTGTCCAACTCTCAAGGCCACTAGGTGATAACCTGGTGTTTGACTGTAGCTCATCAGGGAGTCCTAAGGCCTTGATATCGTGGATTCTTCCTGACCATTCAGTTTTGGACAAGTCTTATGGGAACCGAAAGGTTTATGAAAATGGAACACTGCTGATTCAAGGTCTCACAGCAAGGGATCGAGGATTTTACAGATGTTTGGTTTCCAATTACTTGGGAGTTGACCTTCTTGTGTCTCAAGTGACAGTTACTGAAGAACAGCCTGAGAGCACTACAGGTTTGGACAGTGAAGGATCAGGGATGGTGGCAGAGGTCGAGATGGATTCTAGTCTGATAGAAAACACAGTCCCTCTCAATGAGATCCCCTCCTCCAGTCCTGCTGATAGAACTAGTCAAGAATCCAGGACAGTCACCTCAGACCGACCTTACCCAAGACACAGATCACAGGGCAGAAGTAGACTGGGTCAGAGAAGGAGGGGGCCAGTTCGCAACAGACACGCATGGAGTAACAGGGCCTTTGATAAAGCTTCCCGGAAAGTAGACCCACAAAGATTTgctgaatttgttaaaaaggCTCAAGATGGAGCAAGATCTAAATCTGGCACAGAGAATGAGAGGAACTCAAACACTGTATTCTCTGGTGACGATGACTTTGGTTCTGGTGAGGGTCAGGAAGACCATCTCATTGCTGTTCCAAGGATACTCAAAACAACTACAGATAATCCACATAGAATATTTGGTCAAGACAGGCAAAGTGAAACAACCACACAGAGAGGTGACAGAGATATTTtagcagataaaaataaaattgtggaCATAGAAAATACATTCAGCAAACATCAtttaagtaaaactgaaaagactAAATCACCAACAACAGAATCATATATCCAATCAGACTCTACACCAGTGTCTATTTTTACAGAAGTTCCAAGTTTTGATTCCTTTGAAATGGCCAGCAAGGCCTCCTCATCCATGTACCCTGCCACTCTCCAACTTACTGTGACAGACACTTCACAAGAAACTCAACTCCAGTTTTCAGGAGATCCTCATATAGAGCCAGAAACATCAACAGGGGCTGCAATTTCCTTAACTACTGACCCGAATGTTACTCCAATGAGAGATGGAACAGGGCCAGTGGAGCTGGTCATCCACCCTGAAAGTCAGACCACGTTCACAGCAGTCACCACCACAGAAAGACAGCAAGACGAAATCACTTTTCACACAACTCAGACAATAAAATCTCCACGTCTGCCTGCAGGATCTACCATCATATCTCAACAGCAGGTCCATATCATCCCACGCAAGAACAGCAGAGGAGGGGGTGGTAGGAGGATCCTCCAAGGCCGCAGGAGGATCATTAAACCCAACAGGATCACTGATATACAGTCCTTCATCAATAAGCTTAAACAGCCGACTATGAGGAAGGAGGGGAATACATCTGTTCCATATAAAATTGAACTGACCACAG ACTGTAACTGTGATGAAGGCCAAAAGAAGACAGTGATCACTAATATGCAAGTGGTCACACCCCCAGCTTCCTCCAGTCCATCTGTACACAAACCAGAGGGACCTGACTCTAccccaaaaactgcagtttcgTCCACAAACAATGACGTTAGTTCAGTTGCTCCCATCATCCATACTGTGTCAAGATCAGAAGTTTCCAGTGACTACATCACGTCAGCCGATGCCCCTGAGTTTGATCCTACAATTGCTCCATTTTCGACCACAAATACAGAAACGTTAATCTCCACCACGACCACCACTACAGTCGCTTCTAAGGTTATACGTGGAAGGATTCCATGGAACAGACTGTTTGGAGGCAAAGAAAAGGCAAGGATACTCCACAGGCTGAGGAGGCCATTAATTACCTCAAAAACTTCAACCACAGCAGAAACTACAACTGTGACCCCAACCACAACACCTGCTGCTTTGCCCACCACCACTGCAAACTCACTGGTTGAACCTGAGTCTCAGTTGccatccagacacacacagagcaaagagAGTTCATTTGATAATGACTATGGCGGATCCTCTGCAGATTTTGAGTTCACGACCCTGCGGCCCAGCTTTCATCATATAACTACTACAATTTCCTCTGACTCAATGTCTTTCACCACTGCTGAGACACCATCAGAATTACAGACTCTACCCTCCCCACCTACGGTCAAACCACAATCAGTTGGAAATCCTGATGAAGTATTATCAGGCTCTGGGGGACTACCTGATAATTTGCTTGTAATCAGACAAAGGCCTGGTGTAACAAGAGGGCGGCAAGGGCGAAGAAGAAGGCCCTTTAGAGGCAGGAGACCCTTCAGGAAACCTGGAATCAATATGCCACATACTACTACCACAACTGAAGCTTCAACAACTATGGAAACTACAGTGAAGGCAACCACGCAacctcagctgtttttttcttcctacaaTCCTCTGTACACACCATCTACAAAAGAGGTCATACCCACAGTGCCCATTTCCAGTGACCAAAAATCAAAGGAGACCGACTCATATGAAGCATTTGACTGGACATCTAGCAGTTCCTCCACCTATATTACCACCAAAACACCTCCAATAATCTCGGCCACCTACAATCCTATGTTTACATTGATGCGAACTACACCAAATGTGCCTTACACAACAGGTCAGACCAGATATCACAGCAACATCAGACCACCAACCCAGGAAAACAAAGGGGACAAAATGACAGTACTCACAGCCAAGCAAGGGCACAATACCAACATCCCTGATCCATACAGCAAGGACATACACAACTCTATTTCTCCTATTTCTGTTCATATTACTGGCTCTGAATCTGCCACTGTGAATATTGCTGACTTTGAACCCACTACAAAGACAGCGATGACAAGCAAACCTAAAATAGTTGGGGGAAATGCAGCTAGCTTTACAGTCTTGTCTAACTCGGATGCTTTCCTCCCATGTGAGGCTGTTGGACACCCGCCACCAGTTATAACTTGGAAACGCTTCTCCTCAAGtacag GAAGAACCATTACCATTTATGGGAAGATGGGAAAGTTTGAGGTGTTGAGCAATGGCACACTCTCCATCCAGAATGCCAACACCATGGACCGTGGCCAGTACCTTTGTCTAGCAGAGAATGATCATGGATCAGATAAACTTATTGTCACCCTTTCTGTGGTGGCCTACCCCTCACGCATTCTTGAACCAAAAGTGCGTGACATTAAATCTCattcaggaaacagagtggagATGAAATGTAAAGCAGAGGGACGACCCATGCCCATGATATCTTGGATCTTGGCCAACAGGACCCAAGTCAGGGGtcaaaacacagacataggAAGAGTATCTGTATCTGCTGAGGGGACTCTGGTTATTCAACAAGTGTCTGTTTATGACAGAGGTCATTACAAATGCATCGCAAGTAATCCAGCTGGAGCTGACACTGCCACAGTTCGACTGCAGGTGGTGGCAGCTCCACCAGGCATCACTGAGGACAAACGACAGCAGCTGAAAGCTAGTCTAAGTCAAGACTTGTGGATTCCCTGCACTGGCCACGGCACCCCTCAGCCTACTATTCACTGGGTCCTCCAAGATGGGTCAACAGTACAATCAAACAGACCTACCAGGGATGCAAGAATATCAGTTTATGAGAATGGGACGCTCTATATTAAGGAAGTTACTCTAGCAGAGAGTGGTAAATATGAATGTATTGCTACCAGCTCTACTGGTTCAGAGCGACGGGTGGTGACTCTGACAGTAGAGAAGCGAGAGACTGCACCTCAGATAGTGGAGAAATCCCAGCGCATGACAGATTTGTCTTTTGGAGATCAGCTGAGGCTTGACTGTTCAGCAATAGGAGATCCTCAACCTAGGATTGTCTGGAGACTACCTTCCAAAGCTTTGGTGGACCAGTGGCACAG AATGGGCAACAGAATTCAGGTCCTGGATAATGGTACTCTTATCATTGACAATGTGAGTAATAAAGATTCTGGAGACTATCTGTGTGTGGCACGAAGCAAGATTGGTGATGATATCCAGCTGATGAAGGTCAGTGTATCAATGAAGCCAGCCAAAATAGAGCCTAAGCTCtatgaaaagaagaaggtaCCCTATGGGAACGACTTTAAAGTGGACTGTAAAGCCTCAGGATCACCAAAGCCAGAGATCTCTTGGGGACTACCAGATGGTACAGTGGTCAACAGTGCTCTCCAGTCTGATGCAAGCAGTGGAGGCAGACGAACACGCCGCTATACTCTGTTTGACAATGGAACTCTTTACCTAAACCAG GTTGGCATGTCAGAGGAAGGGGACTACACCTGCTATGCTGAGAACCAAGTGGGAAAGGATGAAATGCATGTACACATCACTGTTGTGACAGCTGCCCCCAGAATACGTGCACACAGCCAGACTTACGCCAGGGTGAGGCCTGGAGACAACATCCGCTTTGACTGTGAAGCACTTGGAGAACCCAAACCTAAGATCTTGTGGATGCTTCCAACCAATGATGTAATAGCTGCATCAAATGAGCGGTACTTAATGCATGTGAATGGCTCTCTAGATATCAGGGATGTGAAGATGACTGATGCAGGGGAATACATGTGTATGGCTCGCAACCCTGGTGGAGAAGACAGTAAAGTTTATAAGCTTGACATAGATGGAAATCCACCAGTGATCAATGGCTACCGGCAGAACAGAACTGTAATCAAAGATGTAGCCCCTAAATTCTCCAGGAAACTAATCGACTGCAAGGCAGAGGGTAATCCCACTCCCACCATCACTTGGATTATGCCTGATAACATCTTTCTGACAGCACCCTACTTTGGCAGCAGGATTAATGTCCACCACAATGGGACACTTGAGATACGGAATGTCCGTCCCTCTGATACAGCAGAGTTCATTTGCATGGCAAGAAATGATGGTGGAGAGGCAGTAATGGTGGTGCAGCTGGAGGTTAGTAGCATGCTTCGAAGGCCAATCTTTAAGAACCCTTTCAATGAACGTATTGTGTCTCGGGCTGGGAAATCCACAGTTCTGAACTGTTCTGCTGATGGGAATCCAGTACCTGAGATAATTTGGACATTGCCTAATGGAACACGATTAACTGGAGGAAATTCTCGATTTACTCCTGGATCTCACCACCACATTATCAACGATGGGACTTTAATCATCTACAATCCTCGCAAAGAAGATGCTGGCAAGTACCGCTGTGGTGCGAAAAATTTCAAGGGCTACATAGAGAAGCTTATAATTTTGGATGTTGGGCAAAAGCCTTACATCTTGACAAGGCCCAGAGGTATTATACGCTCCGTGTCTGGGGAACCCCTCTTCCTTCACTGTCTTTCTGATGGGAGTCCCCAACCCAGAATCTACTGGACCATACCTGGTGGCCATACATTTACTCGACCTCAAGTTCTGGGGCGCTACCAATTACTAGAGAATGGTACTCTAGTTGTTAGGGACACTACTTTGCATGACAGAGGGAACTACATCTGCAGGGCTCAAAATGATGCTGGCGAGGCCATGCTCACTGTCCCTGTTATTATCATTGGTTACCCTCCACGGATCACAGCAGGGCCACCTCCCAGCATGAGGGCAGTGAAAGGGACACCCATACAGCTCAGCTGTACTGCCTTTGGAATCCCCAAGCCAGAGATTACCTGGGAGCTTCCCGATCAATCAGTTCTGTCAGCAGCAGACAAGGGACGGCCTATGGGTAGTGAGCTGCTCCACCCCCAGGGCACTCTTATCATCCAAAAGCCTACAGCCTCAGACTCTGGAACATACAAATGCTTGGCCAAGAACCACCTAGGTACAGATTCAAAGGTCTCATATGTACTTGTactgtga
- the LOC125013533 gene encoding P2Y purinoceptor 12-like — protein sequence MERNTTWPPLPGNRSSCSRDNVLKTVVFPVLYSFLFLLGMTLNGVAVWVFFRIPSRSHFIIYLKNIVVADVIMTFTFPFKVLSDSNMASTGLRIFVCRVSSVLFYLTMYISILFFGLISIDRCRKTLKPFRGTNSTRLARRKLLSGGMWTFLLILCLPNVILTSKIPTSHYFKCSELKTAAGLFWHEVVNYVCQVIFWGNLVTVVICYTLITKELYKSYTRTMAHSTGGPISRAPSGRSTRNANQSKRQMNANVFLVLAVFFVCFVPFHFARVPYTLSQTRGVLFDCELKLFFFQLKESTLFLSSLNSLLDPLIYFFLCKSFRMTLFKTLKLSPGTCSWLTGRGSDTDTGSTPPRDSSDCT from the exons ATGGAGAGAAACACAACCTGGCCCCCGCTCCCTGGCAATCGTAGCTCATGCTCCAGAGACAACGTTTTGAAGACGGTGGTTTTTCCTGTTCTCTactcctttctcttcctcctgggGATGACGCTCAACGGCGTGGCGGTGTGGGTGTTTTTTCGCATCCCCTCGCGGTCTCACTTCATTATATACCTGAAGAATATCGTGGTCGCGGATGTCATCATGACCTTCACATTCCCTTTTAAG GTGCTGTCAGACTCCAACATGGCTTCCACCGGCCTACGAATATTCGTGTGTCGGGTTTCCTCAGTGCTGTTTTACCTCACCATGTACATCAGCATCCTCTTCTTCGGCCTCATTAGCATCGATCGCTGCAGGAAGACCCTCAAGCCCTTCAGGGGGACCAACTCTACTCGCCTGGCCCGTCGCAAACTCCTCTCCGGAGGCATGTGGACCTTCCTGCTGATTCTCTGTCTGCCCAACGTGATCCTAACAAGTAAAATCCCAACTTCGCATTACTTCAAGTGCAGCGAGCTGAAGACAGCGGCCGGGCTCTTCTGGCACGAGGTGGTAAACTATGTCTGTCAAGTGATTTTCTGGGGCAACCTTGTGACCGTGGTGATATGCTACACTCTCATCACCAAAGAGCTGTACAAATCCTACACCCGCACCATGGCCCACAGCACCGGAGGGCCCATATCTCGAGCACCGAGCGGCAGATCAACTCGGAACGCTAACCAGTCCAAAAgacaaatgaatgcaaatgTATTCCTGGTTCTGGCTGTGTTCTTCGTGTGCTTTGTGCCATTTCACTTTGCGCGAGTGCCGTACACCCTGAGTCAGACCCGAGGCGTTCTCTTTGATTGCGAACTCAAGCTGTTCTTCTTTCAGCTAAAGGAAAGCACGCTGTTTCTGTCGTCCCTAAACTCTCTCCTGGACCCTCTCATCTACTTCTTCCTGTGTAAGTCCTTCCGGATGACTCTGTTCAAGACGCTGAAGCTGTCGCCTGGTACCTGCAGCTGGCTGACAGGGAGGGGGTCAGACACAGATACGGGCAGCACTCCTCCAAGAGACTCCTCTGACTGTACGTAA
- the LOC125014039 gene encoding P2Y purinoceptor 12-like gives MSNNTSHLSSDCASSASLETSYVAVSYLYFILFPVALFLNGVAAWVSLHLRSTTTFIVYLKNLVGADLIMTLTLPSLAASRLPGASAELRAFACRYNNVVFFCCMYTSITLMGLISLDRFFKIVRPRGKALGQSVTFSVVTSTSVWVVLFGGTAIPTVVLTDRDPANASDDFCMAMKSPAGLSLHKFVVFFMETLFWLVSMLIVFCYICITVKVLRSFRNSGSNNSRGKKKTKLRVFLILVVFCVCFVPLHLMRIPFMLNKIYGVTMCTQTWVEVVYDLNVWLSSTNACLDPWLYIYLCREFRDKFVDLMKGSGSCVGLFSEDKEESSQ, from the coding sequence ATGTCAAACAATACATCACACCTCTCCTCAGACTGTGCCTCTTCCGCCAGCCTTGAGACCTCATATGTAGCTGTGTCATACCTCTACTTCATCTTGTTCCCCGTCGCATTGTTCCTCAACGGGGTGGCGGCGTGGGTGTCTTTGCACCTACGGTCCACCACTACCTTCATAGTGTATCTTAAAAACCTGGTGGGCGCTGACCTGATCATGACACTGACGCTCCCTTCGCTGGCAGCCAGCAGGCTTCCCGGAGCATCAGCTGAGCTAAGGGCCTTCGCCTGCCGCTACAACAACGTCGTTTTCTTCTGCTGCATGTACACAAGCATCACATTAATGGGTCTCATCAGCCTGGACCGCTTCTTCAAAATCGTCCGGCCGCGTGGGAAGGCACTGGGGCAGAGCGTCACGTTCAGCGTAGTGACGTCCACCTCGGTTTGGGTTGTGCTGTTCGGCGGCACGGCCATCCCGACCGTCGTTCTAACTGACCGGGACCCCGCTAACGCATCAGACGATTTTTGCATGGCCATGAAGAGTCCAGCTGGTTTGAGTCTTCACAAGTTCGTGGTTTTTTTCATGGAGACTCTTTTCTGGCTCGTCAGCATGCTGATTGTGTTTTGCTACATCTGCATCACCGTGAAAGTCCTGCGGTCCTTCAGGAACTCCGGGAGCAACAACAGCCggggaaagaagaaaaccaaATTACGGGTCTTCTTGatacttgttgttttttgtgtttgttttgtgcccCTGCACCTGATGCGCATTCCTTTCATGCTGAATAAAATCTACGGGGTTACCATGTGCACTCAGACATGGGTGGAGGTAGTCTATGATTTAAACGTATGGCTCTCCTCCACCAATGCCTGCCTGGACCCTTGGCTCTACATCTACCTGTGCAGGGAGTTCAGGGACAAATTTGTTGACCTGATGAAAGGCAGCGGTAGCTGTGTTGGGTTATTTTCTGAGGACAAAGAAGAGAGTTcacagtag